In Candidatus Poribacteria bacterium, the genomic window TGGCGTACGCCTTCGGTAGTAATGGTCGCCATCGTTTTATTGCGTCTCCTTATGAATCAGATAGGGTTTGCAGCGGTGCAGTAGAAGTTGCAAGTTGTTTCGTACCGGCACGACTAAATCGAACGGTAACATAAACGTCGTGTCCAGTCTCATTGACTTTCGTTACCTTACCCCTTCCGAATTTCGGGTGAAGAACAATCTGATCCACATAGTAGTCTGGAGAATCTTCTTCAGAAACCACCTCATACAAACCCGTTGTTTCACGGAATGGAGAGCGGTAACGGTCAACCTGCTTGATGAGATGCGCTGGGATCTCGGAGATAAAGCGAGACTGCGTGCGATATTCTATTTCCCGATACGTTCTTCGCGAAGTCGCATGTAAGAGATAGAGCTGCTCCATTGCGCGTGTGATACCGACGTAACAGAGGCGACGTTCTTCTTCTAACTCCTCTTGGGTACCGAGCGAGCGTTGATGCGGTAGGTAGCCTTCCTCCATACCGACGATGAAAACGAACGGGAATTCCAATCCTTTCGCGCTGTGCAAGGTCATCAAAGTTACCATATCGGTGGTGTCCGTTTCCATGGTATCTATATCCGCAATGAGTGCGACATTCTCCAAATAGTCCGAGAGAGTCGGTTCGGCGTGATTTTGTTCATAGTCGATAACGGCGTTAATGAGTTCCTCAATATTTTCGACGCGATTCTGTGCCTCAATCGAATCTTGTTGCCGCAAATTTTTGAGGTACCCGGTCTCTTGTAGGACATAATCCAGCGCGTCTGCAGGGAGGATCGTTGCGTCAAGGTCATCAAAGATTTTCGCAAAACGACGGACCTTCGCCTGAAGTCCGCGGTTGATTGTGGAAATCTCATCAACCCGATGGACAGCGTCAAAGAGGGTTATGCCCTCTTCAACCGCAAAATCGACGAGCCTTTGAAGGGTGGTACTCCCGATGCCACGACTCGGCACGTTTATAATCCGTCTCAGACTCATAGAATCACTCGGATTACACATCACACGGAGATAGGCAAGCAGGTCTTTGACCTCCATCCGGTCATAGAAGCCGACACCGCCGACAATCTGATACGGGATATTCGCGGTTCGGAACGCCTCCTCAAAAATTCGGGACTGTGCGTTGGTTCGATAAAAGATGGCAAAGTCTTTGTAATCAACTCCCTCAGTATGCCAATCCTCAATTTGGGTTCCGACGTACCCCGCTTCATCGTTTTCGTCCATCGCCTCATAGCAGGTAACGAGTTCACCGATGTTATTTTCAGTCCAGAGTTTCTTCGCCTTCCGTTCCGTATTGTTGTGGACGACACCCCACGCGGCATCTAAGATATTTTGTGTAGAACGATAGTTCTGCTCGAGACGGAGAACACACGTGTTCGGATAATCCTTCTCAAAATCGAGGATATTCCTAATGTCGGCACCGCGGAAGGCATAGATGGATTGGTCATCATCCCCAACAACGCAGATATTCTGCTTCGCTCCAGTGAGCAACTGCACAAGTTCATATTGACAGCGATTGGTATCTTGATACTCATCAACAAGGATATACTCGAATTTGTTCTGATAATACCGACAGACCTCTGGATTTTGACGTAAAATCTCTACCGCGAAGAGAAGCAGGTCATCGAAATCAAGGGCGTTGTTCAGACGGAGGGCGTCTTGGTAAAGTGCGTAGATTTCTGCAACCACCCTGTCAAAATAGCCGTCTGCCATATTTCGGAAGTCCGCCGGTGAGATAGACTCGTTTTTGGCACGACTGATATTGCTAAGGATCGCGCGCGGGTGAAACTGCTTATCGCTATAGTTGAGTTGTCGGAGGACATCTTTGACGAGCGTGGCTTGTTCCCCTGTATCGTAGATAGTAAAGTTGCGGGTATAGGCGTGATCTCCCGGTCGGGTTACGTTTTTAGTTTCTCTCCCCGCACCTAATTTCTCAATATCTCGGCGAAGGATACGGGCACAGGTTGCATGGAAAGTTGCCACCCAGAGATCTCGGCCAACGCTGCCTTGAACGAGTGTATCTAAACGCTCCTTCATCTCATTTGCTGCCTTGTTCGTAAAAGTGACAGCGAGGATACGGAACGGGGAAATATCGTGATGTTTTATGAGGTAAGCGATTCGGTGTGTGATGACGCGCGTTTTGCCACTACCGGCACCGGATAGAATAAGGAGCGGTCCGTTGGTGTGTTGGACTGCCTCGCGCTGGACATCATTTAGAGATCTTAATAGGGTGTCGTTCATGCTATAAAGTATACACAATTTGGGATTAATTTTGCAAGGGGAAATATTTTAATGGCTATCAGCGGTCAGCAGTCAGTGGCGAGGTTGGGAAACCTCGCCTACCTATTTTTGGGGAAAACGGAAGTTAGATAAGATAGTCCTTCAAGAATTGTCCGGTGAAAGAGGCTTTGGCGTTGGCGATTTCTTCGGGGGTGCCTTGTGCTAAGACCTCTCCGCCTTTATGTCCACCCTCTGGACCGAGATCAATCACATAATCGGCAGTCTTGATGACATCCAGATGGTGTTCAATCACAATGACAGTGTGTCCGGTATCCACAAGACGATTGAGACTGTCTAAGAGTTTCTGCACGTCGGCGATATGAAGCCCGGTGGTCGGTTCGTCCAAGATATAGAGGTTATGCTTTCCGCGCTTGATTTTACCCAATTCACTTGCCAACTTGATTCGCTGCGCTTCGCCACCGGAGAGGATCGTGGCGGGATGCCCAATTTGGAGATACCCCATGCCGAGTTGATTGAGGACGCTCAGCTTGTGATGGATTAACCGCTGATCGGCAAAGAATTCAACGCCTTCCTCAATTGACATCGTAAGGATTTCGGAGATATTTCTGCCGTTGTAGGTAACGTCAAGCGTATCCTCATTGTAGCGCGCCCCTTTACAGGTTGGACAGACGACTTCAACATCCGGCATAAAATGGAGTTGGGTGGTAATGGTGCCTTCACCGTGGCACTCTTCGCACCGTCCCCCTTTGACGTTGAAACTGAATCGGGAGGCGGTGTAGCCTCTTGCAGCGGAGAGGGGTGTGCTGGCAAAAAGTTTTCGGATGTTATCGTAAAATTTGATATAGGTTGCAGGATTAGAACGTGGCGAGCGACCTATGGGCGACTGGTCTATGTTGATAACATCGTCTATATGTTCGTGTCCTTCCAATTCATCGTGTGCGCCGTAGAGAGTTCGGCTGTCGTGATAGAGTGCATAAAGTTTCTTGTAGAGAATCTCGTTGACGAGTGTGCTTTTGCCGGAACCAGAGGCACCCGTAATGCAAATAAATACACCGAGCGGAATATCAATGTCGATGTCTCTAAGATTGTTTTCCCGTGCTCCGGTGATGCTTAGGAATTTGCCGTTTAAGTCGCGCCGTTGTTCTGGTAGTAAGATTTCACGTCTGCCACTCATGTAGAGTCCTGTCCAAGAGTCGGTACAGTCAAGGATTGTTTCAAGGTCGCCTTGGACGACGATATGCCCACCGTGGACCCCTGGTCCTGGTCCGAGTTCGATGATGTGATCGGCGGCACGGATTGTGCTTTCATCGTGTTCAACAACGATAACGGTGTTGCCGATGTCCCGCAATTTTCTTAGCGTCTCTATCATCTT contains:
- the pcrA gene encoding DNA helicase PcrA, producing the protein MNDTLLRSLNDVQREAVQHTNGPLLILSGAGSGKTRVITHRIAYLIKHHDISPFRILAVTFTNKAANEMKERLDTLVQGSVGRDLWVATFHATCARILRRDIEKLGAGRETKNVTRPGDHAYTRNFTIYDTGEQATLVKDVLRQLNYSDKQFHPRAILSNISRAKNESISPADFRNMADGYFDRVVAEIYALYQDALRLNNALDFDDLLLFAVEILRQNPEVCRYYQNKFEYILVDEYQDTNRCQYELVQLLTGAKQNICVVGDDDQSIYAFRGADIRNILDFEKDYPNTCVLRLEQNYRSTQNILDAAWGVVHNNTERKAKKLWTENNIGELVTCYEAMDENDEAGYVGTQIEDWHTEGVDYKDFAIFYRTNAQSRIFEEAFRTANIPYQIVGGVGFYDRMEVKDLLAYLRVMCNPSDSMSLRRIINVPSRGIGSTTLQRLVDFAVEEGITLFDAVHRVDEISTINRGLQAKVRRFAKIFDDLDATILPADALDYVLQETGYLKNLRQQDSIEAQNRVENIEELINAVIDYEQNHAEPTLSDYLENVALIADIDTMETDTTDMVTLMTLHSAKGLEFPFVFIVGMEEGYLPHQRSLGTQEELEEERRLCYVGITRAMEQLYLLHATSRRTYREIEYRTQSRFISEIPAHLIKQVDRYRSPFRETTGLYEVVSEEDSPDYYVDQIVLHPKFGRGKVTKVNETGHDVYVTVRFSRAGTKQLATSTAPLQTLSDS